A region of Malaclemys terrapin pileata isolate rMalTer1 chromosome 5, rMalTer1.hap1, whole genome shotgun sequence DNA encodes the following proteins:
- the NWD2 gene encoding NACHT and WD repeat domain-containing protein 2, with protein MWPAGAAGRLPCPRDSALRRAAFSGNLSALPSHLAPSGRSVRIFISANPEDTVAERSTLREHVCPKLREFCRENYGLELQVIDLYWGVETEEWDSPELQKTRMKLLEDCLKTSTGPCFVGLLGEKYGTIRIPGEVESSEFEMILDAAVEAKLETRILEEWYCRDENAVPPAYYLRPKSEMLKNNHNTMESSSNSMNENKWKDISEEIKKIFKTAVKLLHEKGKMKHSQAKRYLSSAVEDELDFALGKQTPAFLKKCVCYIRKIANIERFVKIPEMGKYMDVIHIGGKVLRDPEAHEKLIKLRDEFIPTIVAASNLRVYTSVTHCDMKLGYSQEVENHYIEGLGKQFYEDMIDIIQATVQQNFDTETDLLYDEVLQHSSLCKTYSSFYEYRCEALNIVHKYILHSKTGHINPLIIYGGPCTGKTLLLAEVAKKAYTWLQEEMGPESDPVVVIRFLGSTEMSTDLKNLLQSICEQLAINYRCLVQSYPKKIHDLRDLFINLLNESSFHRPLVIIFDALEQLSDNDDARKLWWLPIHLPRSVRIIMSTLPNKHGILQKLRCLIHEEDNYIELISRDRKMCSQVLKHQLLRVKRKVTSGQQIYVNEAFSKCTLPMFVNLTFREVRNWRSHKDVDESSLSVTVHESIEQLFWSLENKCGLKLLSRALGYITMSKSGLSEMELEDILALDNSVMYELNESIRQCNPLRVPYIYIARLKEGLKGYLIERQVKNITLLVWANRHLQLIAQKLYLHSEEDVHEMHTIMAEYFLGVWSGGRRKSFYSEDQYLNGCLDNNSRSVNDEEKHCMDLTSFDRQAPDQPWVFQCNPLEPDIFFVNHRKMTELLHHLTRCGRSDDLLYGVIMNFSWLYTMIKIGQFDKALSDIELAYNYSQEKELKFLASTLRSITFKVTKYPGSLSAELQQRLLPVVSSLPKLRHLLLECDRDGPKYCSIVPLHSSMDVTYSPERLPLSSSCMHVTEILPTFNPNTVIAALENGSISTWDAETRQLLRQITTAQSVILGIKLTSDEKYLVVATTKNTLLIYDNQNSCLLSEVEIKGSKHCGIGGGSNFINGFTLSVNHALAWLEASKDVTVIDLLYGWPLYHFHCWYEVTCVQCSPDGVYAFCGQYLNTTTIFHLGSGEKLSTVTSEFSGGFVKFLLVLDTAQEMVMVDNEGGLSVWNTEEITNPQLTDDFDCRKEDSEVVSIELSEDQSAILICKALSIELLDTGMWKVAEKFRAKHNERFISAVLSKNGDCIIASMENTSAIFVWRRDTGQCMASLQEISGTIVRLIKSNHHNMLLTLSTSGVLSIWDIDIITAMSNIDKSGKPIQRLVLPTRGELIYTLDGSESVHKWNFSTGFIEAVFKHEGIVENCVLTSSGEIMITSDDKCSQYVWHTITGENIFRINGQRISQLMITHNDQFVVSLCEQNASRVWRLATGHRVCNILVALQNAFITTANTFVVGMTKNKVLAVSLWTGSITKKFCCDDGATIVNIKLIPDCPDIVVFITSTETVNIWSLTEEVICRRVQLPNNFLKDLEDFEISPNGKLGILSRGDENINVLDLHSGKLRVVHAPGIIWRQRLSRDGRYLVYICFRNEEDDDNGAISSLIVMRLADGKNIGACSLYKTPTFLSLSQRHLNIIVGFDDGSIGTYTVVDRVDAALKIKIATSNSRQIFSNATQVIRPKCHNYSFKVNADCIWRESTEVFARDSPITVTDPETSETTTPKKHNYCYDKVCAAIDCRGHSFAADN; from the exons GGCCTGTTGGGAGAAAAATACGGGACCATCCGAATACCTGGAGAAGTTGAATCATCAGAATTTGAAATGATCCTAGATGCTGCTGTGGAGGCAAAGCTAGAGACAAGGATTTTGGAAGAGTGGTACTGTAGAGATGAAAATGCAGTGCCACCAGCATATTACCTCCgaccaaaatctgaaatgctgAAGAACAATCATAATACG atggaatCATCTTCAAATTCTATGAATGAGAACAAATGGAAGGACATATCAGAAGAGATTAAGAAGATTTTTAAGACTGCTGTGAAGCTGCTGCAtgagaaaggaaaaatgaaacacaGCCAAGCAAAGAGATATCTTTCCTCTG CTGTTGAAGATGAGCTTGATTTTGCCTTGGGAAAACAAACACCAGCTTTCCTGAAGAAGTGTGTCTGTTACATTCGAAAAATTGCCAACATTGAACGTTTTGTTAAAATTCCAGAGATGGGAAAATACATGGATGTAATTCATATAGGTGGAAAGGTTCTGCGGGATCCAGAAGCTCATGAGAAACTCATCAAACTCCGGGATGAATTTATTCCTACTATCGTTGCAGCATCTAATCTGAGAGTGTACACTTCTGTTACTCATTGTGACATGAAACTTGGTTATTCACAAGAAGTGGAGAACCACTACATTGAAGGACTTGGTAAACAGTTCTACGAAGACATGATTGATATAATTCAGGCAACAGTACAACAGAATTTTGACACCGAGACAGACTTGCTTTATGATGAAGTCCTTCAACACTCTTCATTATGTAAAACGTACTCCTCTTTCTATGAGTACAGGTGTGAGGCGCTAAACATAGTTCATAAATACATTCTGCACAGCAAAACAGGACATATTAACCCTCTTATCATATATGGAGGACCATGCACTGGAAAAACCCTTTTATTAGCTGAAGTGGCAAAGaag GCTTATACTTGGCTGCAGGAAGAGATGGGACCAGAATCTGACCCTGTGGTAGTTATAAGATTTTTGGGATCCACAGAAATGAGTACAGATCTTAAGAATCTGCTTCAAAGTATTTGTGAACAATTAGCAATTAATTACCGTTGCCTAGTACAGAGTTACCCTAAAAAGATTCATGATCTTCGGGACTTGTTTATAAATCTGTTGAATGAGTCTTCATTTCACAGACCACTGGTTATAATATTTGATGCCCTAGAGCAGCTTTCAGATAACGATGATGCTAGGAAACTATGGTGGCTCCCCATTCACCTTCCCCGTTCAGTACGGATAATCATGTCAACACTGCCGAACAAACATGGTATCCTGCAAAAACTGAGGTGCCTTATTCATGAAGAGGACAACTACATTGAGTTGATTTCAAGAGACAGAAAGATGTGCAGCCAAGTACTGAAACATCAGCTGCTGCGtgttaaaagaaaagtaacatcAGGGCAACAAATTTATGTCAATGAAGCTTTTTCAAAGTGCACACTGCCTATGTTTGTAAACTTAACCTTCAGAGAAGTTAGGAACTGGAGATCTCACAAAGATGTTGATGAGTCCTCCCTTAGTGTCACTGTTCATGAAAGCATAGAGCAGTTATTTTGGTCATTAGAAAACAAGTGTGGGCTGAAGCTGTTGTCGAGAGCACTGGGCTACATCACAATGTCCAAATCTGGCCTGAGTGAAATGGAATTGGAAGATATTTTAGCTCTTGACAACAGTGTTATGTATGAGCTAAATGAGAGTATCAGGCAATGTAATCCATTGAGGGTACCGTATATATACATTGCAAGGCTTAAGGAGGGCTTAAAGGGATACTTGATAGAGCGGCAAGTGAAAAATATAACACTTCTTGTGTGGGCAAATAGGCACCTGCAGCTTATTGCCCAGAAACTGTATCTCCACAGTGAGGAAGATGTACATGAAATGCATACGATCATGGCAGAGTATTTCCTTGGCGTTTGGTCGGGTGGAAGAAGGAAATCTTTTTATAGCGAAGATCAATATTTGAATGGGTGCCTTGACAATAACAGTAGAAGTGTGAATGATGAGGAGAAGCACTGTATGGATCTCACCTCTTTTGACAGGCAAGCACCTGATCAGCCGTGGGTCTTCCAATGTAATCCATTAGAGCCTGACATCTTTTTTGTCAATCACAGAAAAATGACAGAACTTTTGCATCACTTGACAAGATGTGGAAGATCAGATGATCTGCTGTATGGTGTTATTATGAACTTCAGCTGGCTGTACACAATGATTAAAATAGGACAGTTTGACAAAGCACTTTCTGACATAGAATTGGCTTATAACTATTCACAAGAAAAGGAGCTGAAATTTCTGGCAAGTACCCTTCGCAGTATAACATTCAAAGTAACAAAATATCCAGGTTCACTCTCAGCTGAATTGCAACAGAGGCTCCTTCCAGTTGTCAGCTCATTGCCTAAATTGAGACACCTTCTTTTAGAATGTGACAGAGATGGACCCAAATACTGCTCTATCGTTCCCTTGCACTCCTCCATGGATGTGACTTACAGCCCCGAGCGACTACCCTTGTCATCCAGTTGCATGCATGTCACTGAGATCCTGCCTACTTTTAATCCAAATACAGTCATTGCTGCTTTGGAAAATGGCTCCATCAGTACTTGGGATGCAGAGACTCGCCAGCTATTAAGGCAAATTACAACAGCTCAATCTGTTATCTTAGGGATCAAACTTACGAGTGATGAAAAATATCTTGTAGTGGCTACAACGAAGAACACGCTTTTGATTTACGATAACCAAAATTCCTGTCTTTTGTCTGAAGTAGAAATTAAGGGATCAAAACATTGTGGAATTGGGGGAGGCTCAAATTTTATTAATGGATTTACACTGTCCGTTAATCATGCACTTGCTTGGCTGGAAGCCAGCAAAGATGTTACTGTAATCGATCTACTTTATGGGTGGCCTCTTTATCACTTCCACTGCTGGTATGAAGTGACTTGTGTACAGTGTTCTCCAGATGGAGTCTATGCATTCTGCGGACAGTACCTTAACACCACCACTATATTTCATTTAGGAAGTGGAGAGAAACTGTCCACCGTGACCTCCGAATTTTCAGGTGGATTTGTGAAATTTCTTCTTGTACTGGACACTGCTCAAGAAATGGTGATGGTGGACAATGAGGGTGGCCTTTCAGTTTGGAATACTGAGGAAATCACAAATCCCCAACTGACAGATGACTTCGATTGCAGGAAAGAAGACAGCGAAGTTGTCAGCATTGAACTTTCTGAAGACCAAAGTGCAATTTTAATTTGTAAGGCACTCAGTATAGAACTTCTCGACACTGGCATGTGGAAAGTGGCTGAAAAGTTCAGAGCAAAACACAATGAGCGTTTTATATCTGCTGTGTTATCCAAAAACGGTGACTGTATAATTGCTTCTATGGAAAATACCTCAGCCATTTTTGTTTGGAGGAGAGATACAGGACAGTGTATGGCAAGCTTACAGGAAATCTCAGGAACCATAGTCAGACTAATTAAATCCAATCACCATAACATGCTGCTAACTTTATCCACCAGTGGTGTCCTTTCTATCTGGGATATAGATATCATAACTGCTATGTCCAACATTGACAAATCTGGCAAACCCATCCAAAGACTGGTGTTGCCAACCAGAGGTGAATTAATTTATACACTGGATGGATCAGAATCTGTACATAAGTGGAACTTCAGCACTGGATTCATTGAAGCTGTGTTCAAGCATGAAGGTATTGTTGAAAACTGTGTGCTGACCTCTTCTGGAGAAATAATGATTACATCAGATGACAAATGTAGCCAATATGTATGGCACACCATTACTGGCGAAAATATCTTCCGCATTAATGGACAAAGGATATCTCAGCTGATGATTACACACAACGATCAGTTTGTTGTCTCACTCTGTGAACAAAATGCCTCTAGAGTTTGGCGACTGGCCACGGGACACAGAGTTTGCAATATTTTAGTTGCCTTACAGAATGCATTTATAACCACTGCTAATACATTTGTAGTGGGAATGACAAAGAATAAAGTGTTGGCAGTAAGTCTCTGGACAGGAAGTATAACCAAGAAATTTTGCTGCGATGATGGTGCAACCATTGTTAATATTAAACTGATCCCAGACTGCCCAGATATTGTAGTGTTTATAACATCCACTGAAACAGTGAACATCTGGAGTCTTACAGAGGAAGTAATCTGCAGGCGTGTACAACTGCCTAATAACTTCTTAAAAGATTTAGAAGACTTTGAAATATCCCCCAATGGGAAGCTAGGAATTCTATCCCGTGGCGATGAGAACATCAATGTGCTTGATTTACACAGCGGCAAACTTCGTGTGGTTCATGCCCCTGGCATTATCTGGCGACAGAGGTTGTCCCGTGATGGCCGCTATCTTGTGTACATCTGTTTTCGTAATGAAGAGGACGATGACAATGGTGCCATCTCTAGTTTAATTGTAATGAGACTGGCTGACGGTAAAAACATTGGTGCTTGTTCCCTTTACAAAACTCCaacctttctttctctctcacagaGGCATTTGAATATTATTGTTGGCTTTGATGATGGAAGTATAGGTACTTACACTGTAGTGGATCGGGTAGATGCAGCACTGAAAATTAAAATTGCTACTTCAAATAGCCGTCAAATTTTCAGTAATGCAACACAAGTGATTAGGCCAAAGTGTCACAATTATAGCTTCAAGGTGAATGCAGACTGCATTTGGAGAGAGTCTACCGAGGTGTTTGCAAGAGATAGCCCCATCACGGTGACAGACCCTGAGACAAGTGAAACAACAACACCCAAAAAACACAACTACTGTTATGACAAAGTGTGCGCAGCCATAGATTGCAGAGGACACAGTTTTGCTGCTGATAACTGA